One genomic segment of Flagellimonas marinaquae includes these proteins:
- a CDS encoding SusD/RagB family nutrient-binding outer membrane lipoprotein, with product MMKTSNFIKSILFAGTVLVSCTNNFEEINSNPNAPEQVSANLLTSTVTSEITRTLTQEGYSDGNTITQLMAKNNFPGFSQFDWGDQGMWNFFYSYLPEINDILEISRAEGTQNSTYEGIALTLRALSFANLTDLYGHVPYTEAMAGKTEGIFTPVYDDQETVYNGVLQDLADADAALAKGQAIAGSTGDVIYNGDASKWRKLANALRLRYLLRISKQRDVSSEMQAIVSAGNYINDNSDNAVLVYSGTSNTDSWPQSTGRIGGFDEKSLCTTLLGYFEEFNDPRLDIWFDRNSEGEWVGIPIGLNQDNARAYDDEFSPSRLDVELFYFSSTAAEAFIMKNSEVQFILAEAAERGFIFGSAEDYYNNGIRASLDYWGVPSDDIEAYLVQPAVQYNGSLELLLTQKTIALWNVDYQGWMDYRRTGIPALENGQDDLNGGRYPVRFLYPSSEQTLNGDNYKAAVEAMGGEGDNINTPGWWETGTRY from the coding sequence ATGATGAAAACATCAAACTTCATAAAATCCATCTTATTTGCAGGAACCGTTTTGGTTTCGTGTACCAACAATTTTGAGGAAATCAATTCCAACCCAAATGCGCCCGAACAAGTTAGCGCCAACCTGCTTACCTCTACGGTAACCTCCGAAATTACACGGACATTGACACAAGAAGGGTATAGCGACGGGAACACAATTACCCAATTAATGGCCAAAAACAATTTCCCTGGGTTTAGCCAGTTCGATTGGGGAGATCAAGGCATGTGGAATTTTTTCTACAGCTATTTGCCCGAGATCAACGATATTTTGGAAATTTCAAGAGCAGAAGGCACTCAAAATTCAACTTACGAAGGGATTGCACTTACCCTAAGGGCACTATCTTTTGCCAACCTTACCGATTTGTACGGTCACGTTCCATATACCGAGGCAATGGCAGGTAAAACAGAAGGTATTTTTACCCCTGTTTACGATGATCAAGAAACGGTATACAACGGAGTACTTCAGGATTTGGCCGATGCCGATGCGGCACTTGCCAAAGGTCAGGCCATAGCAGGGTCTACCGGTGATGTAATTTATAACGGCGATGCATCCAAATGGAGAAAATTGGCAAACGCATTGCGCTTGCGCTACCTATTGCGAATTTCCAAGCAAAGAGATGTATCCTCCGAAATGCAGGCCATTGTAAGTGCAGGAAATTACATCAACGATAATAGCGACAACGCCGTTTTGGTCTACAGTGGAACATCCAATACCGATTCTTGGCCACAGAGTACGGGTCGTATTGGAGGGTTCGATGAAAAGAGTCTTTGCACTACCTTGTTGGGCTATTTTGAAGAATTCAATGATCCCCGATTGGATATTTGGTTTGATCGCAACAGTGAAGGTGAATGGGTGGGGATTCCAATTGGTCTTAACCAAGATAACGCTCGTGCCTATGACGATGAATTTAGTCCAAGTCGATTGGATGTTGAGCTGTTCTATTTTTCCTCTACAGCTGCCGAAGCCTTTATTATGAAAAACTCCGAAGTACAGTTTATCCTTGCCGAAGCTGCAGAAAGAGGGTTTATCTTTGGAAGTGCAGAGGATTATTATAACAATGGAATCCGTGCAAGTTTGGATTACTGGGGTGTGCCCAGTGATGACATTGAAGCGTATTTGGTACAGCCGGCCGTTCAATACAATGGTTCTTTGGAATTATTGTTGACCCAAAAAACAATTGCCCTTTGGAACGTGGATTACCAAGGATGGATGGACTATCGAAGAACAGGAATACCCGCCTTGGAGAATGGTCAAGACGACCTTAATGGCGGCCGTTATCCAGTTCGCTTCCTTTACCCCTCCTCTGAACAGACCTTGAACGGAGACAATTATAAAGCAGCGGTAGAGGCCATGGGTGGCGAAGGTGATAACATCAATACACCGGGATGGTGGGAAACAGGAACAAGATACTAA
- a CDS encoding alkaline phosphatase family protein, protein MSRLIVCAILSVFLLFSCDSKIKKTHTGIKHVVVIGVDGMSPDGILKAETPMMDEMVKNGAATMNGRAVLPSSSSPNWASMIMGAGTEQHGVTSNGWEKFDHQLPPVVATKNGTFPTIFTLFKDQQPEAHVGAIYDWDGFGRLFEKSDVDFDIDGDHEEKTALAAVDYIKKNKPTFTFVHLDHVDHAGHAKGHGTPDYYESVEKADALIAKIVDATKEAGIFENTMFIVASDHGGLGFGHGGESLAEMEIPFILYGAGIKKGYQIEETVYQYDNAPTVAYAMGLITPQAWIGRPVKSAFIGNKAPKLIYKRKVKITQPKILPDAGYFEPAGGIFKSDSVAVVMQNPNNLGEIRYTLGDIVPTFDNSQRYQDTFYLKQTEIVKAGIFQDNQLVSTVTEANFRIVPKSKQDPVQFEIYQVNGIEKLPNFSSLTPMLKGFVTEFSHKQSLTKDRPQEQVAVVFESLLEIPQEGKYTFYTNSDDGSKLYVNGAEIVDNDGDHGVRERSGSLQLAKGKHLVRVEYFNGGGGFHLDVKYKGPNTPKQIIPANHLYREK, encoded by the coding sequence ATGTCAAGATTAATTGTATGTGCCATTTTATCTGTATTCCTTCTGTTTTCATGTGATTCCAAAATCAAGAAAACCCATACAGGAATCAAGCATGTAGTGGTTATCGGAGTAGATGGTATGAGCCCGGATGGTATTCTTAAGGCAGAAACCCCAATGATGGACGAAATGGTTAAGAACGGCGCAGCCACCATGAACGGAAGGGCCGTATTACCATCCAGTTCCAGTCCAAACTGGGCCAGCATGATCATGGGAGCCGGTACGGAACAACATGGGGTTACATCTAACGGATGGGAAAAATTCGACCATCAATTGCCTCCGGTCGTAGCCACCAAAAACGGAACTTTTCCTACAATATTTACACTTTTTAAAGACCAACAACCGGAAGCCCATGTAGGAGCTATTTACGATTGGGATGGATTCGGACGCTTGTTCGAGAAATCGGATGTTGATTTTGATATTGATGGAGACCACGAAGAAAAAACTGCCCTTGCAGCAGTGGACTATATCAAAAAGAATAAACCAACGTTCACCTTTGTCCACTTGGACCATGTGGACCACGCAGGCCATGCCAAGGGTCACGGCACTCCCGATTATTATGAGTCCGTGGAAAAAGCAGATGCCCTAATCGCCAAAATTGTGGATGCTACCAAAGAAGCCGGAATTTTTGAAAATACCATGTTCATAGTGGCCTCCGATCATGGTGGGTTGGGCTTTGGCCATGGAGGAGAAAGCTTGGCCGAAATGGAGATTCCTTTTATTTTGTACGGCGCAGGCATTAAAAAAGGATATCAAATAGAAGAAACCGTTTATCAATACGACAACGCACCCACTGTAGCCTATGCCATGGGGCTAATAACTCCGCAAGCATGGATCGGTCGTCCCGTTAAAAGTGCATTTATAGGGAATAAAGCCCCAAAACTTATCTACAAGCGAAAGGTTAAAATAACCCAACCAAAAATTCTTCCGGATGCTGGCTATTTTGAGCCAGCAGGAGGGATTTTTAAATCAGACTCGGTGGCGGTGGTTATGCAAAACCCGAACAATTTGGGCGAGATAAGGTACACACTTGGAGATATAGTTCCCACATTCGATAATAGCCAACGTTACCAAGATACCTTCTATCTGAAACAAACAGAAATCGTAAAAGCAGGAATATTTCAGGACAACCAATTGGTGAGTACGGTTACGGAGGCTAATTTTAGAATTGTTCCAAAATCAAAGCAAGACCCTGTTCAATTTGAAATTTATCAGGTAAATGGAATAGAAAAATTACCCAATTTCTCGTCTCTAACACCAATGCTTAAAGGTTTTGTAACCGAGTTTTCGCACAAACAGTCCTTGACCAAGGACAGGCCCCAAGAGCAGGTTGCCGTTGTGTTTGAAAGTTTACTCGAAATTCCACAAGAAGGGAAATATACTTTTTATACCAATAGTGATGATGGCAGCAAACTATATGTAAATGGCGCCGAAATAGTTGACAACGATGGAGACCATGGTGTAAGGGAACGTAGCGGGTCGTTACAACTTGCCAAAGGGAAACATTTGGTGCGTGTGGAGTATTTTAATGGAGGCGGGGGCTTTCATTTAGATGTGAAATATAAAGGCCCAAACACCCCAAAACAGATTATACCTGCAAATCATTTATACAGAGAAAAATAG
- the pbfA gene encoding aspartate aminotransferase family protein, with protein sequence MMNRERDKHNLESVVEGDINLTPARSEWLQNEVSEETRELLEKDAKYFMHQSMSTPCLDVLQTCEGSHLESTSGKKYLDFHGNNVHQIGFSHPKLVSRLTEQLQSLTFSTRRYANKTAIRFAEKLTSYTPKGLDRILLTPNGSSAIGIALKLARAVTGKHKVVSFWDSFHGASLDAISVGGESVFQEHMGPLMPGVERIPPPITYRGIFEGDETKALEYLRYVLEKDHQIGAFLAETIRNTDVQIPSKKFWKGARELCTKHNVLLILDEIPIAFGRTGKMFAYELFDIEPDILCLGKGLGGGIFPQAAIVTREEYNKFGDISLGHYTHEKSPLGSIAGLTLLEVLEDEQILQKVKEDQEFMRKNLYKMYRKYSLIGDVRGVGLLWGIELVTDRNTKEKATNEAEEIMYECLKQGLSFKVSKGNVLQLSPALTISREELETAFEILNCAFLKTNTIA encoded by the coding sequence ATGATGAACCGAGAACGCGATAAGCACAACTTAGAATCTGTTGTGGAAGGCGACATAAACCTAACTCCCGCTCGGAGCGAATGGTTGCAAAACGAAGTGAGCGAAGAAACCAGAGAACTTTTGGAAAAAGATGCCAAATATTTTATGCATCAATCCATGTCGACACCTTGTTTGGATGTGCTCCAAACGTGTGAAGGGTCGCACTTAGAAAGTACATCCGGCAAAAAATACTTGGATTTTCACGGCAACAATGTGCACCAAATTGGATTTTCCCATCCAAAATTGGTCTCTCGTTTAACCGAGCAACTACAAAGCCTAACTTTTTCCACCCGAAGGTATGCCAACAAGACCGCAATTCGGTTTGCCGAGAAGTTAACTTCATATACGCCCAAAGGTCTTGACCGTATCTTGCTTACGCCAAATGGAAGCTCTGCTATTGGTATTGCCCTGAAATTGGCGAGGGCCGTAACAGGAAAGCACAAAGTAGTCTCATTCTGGGATTCGTTCCATGGAGCCTCTTTAGATGCCATAAGCGTGGGCGGCGAGTCTGTTTTTCAGGAACATATGGGGCCTTTAATGCCGGGGGTGGAGCGCATTCCACCGCCAATAACCTATCGTGGTATTTTTGAAGGGGACGAAACCAAAGCCTTGGAATATTTGCGATATGTTCTGGAAAAAGACCATCAGATTGGGGCATTTTTGGCAGAAACCATCCGTAATACCGATGTACAGATCCCATCAAAAAAATTCTGGAAAGGAGCAAGGGAGCTATGCACCAAACATAATGTACTTTTAATCTTGGACGAAATCCCGATTGCCTTTGGGCGCACGGGCAAAATGTTCGCCTATGAGCTTTTTGACATTGAACCGGACATTCTTTGTCTGGGAAAAGGACTCGGAGGTGGTATTTTTCCGCAGGCAGCCATTGTTACCAGAGAAGAATATAACAAGTTCGGGGATATATCGCTGGGCCACTATACCCACGAAAAAAGCCCATTGGGTTCTATAGCAGGATTAACCTTATTGGAAGTACTGGAAGATGAGCAGATTCTACAAAAAGTAAAGGAGGACCAAGAATTTATGCGTAAGAACCTTTACAAAATGTACCGTAAGTATTCCTTGATCGGAGATGTTCGTGGGGTAGGATTATTATGGGGCATTGAACTGGTGACCGATAGGAACACTAAAGAGAAAGCTACCAACGAAGCCGAGGAAATCATGTACGAATGTCTAAAACAAGGATTGAGTTTCAAGGTTTCCAAAGGGAACGTTCTGCAACTCTCGCCCGCTTTGACCATTTCCAGGGAAGAGCTGGAAACAGCATTTGAAATACTTAATTGTGCATTTTTAAAAACCAACACCATAGCCTAA
- a CDS encoding fibronectin type III domain-containing protein: MKKINCFCIVFCLGLMQLAAQTKPEILVQPYLQNAEPNSIVIMWETSSGEESIVEWGTTEKLGKKATGRAEDINFSESRVHTVKLEGLKRFTEYYYRVKTGKITSDIFQFKTPPFSSDEESFNIVAMSDMQYDSQHPNKFSEIVNQGVLQYLEKAHGGKLPNNLAMVMIPGDLVTTGSKYYQWKEHFFDPAQKLFAEVPVYPVLGNHEKNSVFYFKYFSLPENGTPAYAEHWWYKDYGNTRIIGLNSNEGYRDLREQYEWLEKVLLDTEKNEDIDFVFAQLHHPHKSELWIPGEEESTGKVVKMLEEFSTKTGKPSIHFFGHTHGYSRGQSRDHKHLWINVASAGGAIDNWGEFEGRDYDEFTVTQDEYGFVMVEVDGNRNDPKFTIKRISRGNTIKSRENELRDSITIWRLSKKPEAPKVISPINGAIVKDEFAVLKAGEFSSAHHASFHAASHWQVSESKDFEKLALDSWKQFENWYYKENRQENDDLTDEKTKRLKPNTNYYWRVRYRDQNLNWSDWSPTVSFKTAEIKSR, translated from the coding sequence ATGAAAAAAATCAATTGTTTTTGTATTGTTTTTTGTTTGGGATTGATGCAGCTTGCTGCCCAGACCAAACCCGAAATTCTTGTGCAACCTTATTTGCAAAATGCCGAACCCAATTCCATAGTGATCATGTGGGAAACCTCTAGCGGAGAGGAAAGCATTGTAGAGTGGGGAACTACCGAAAAACTCGGAAAAAAAGCCACCGGAAGAGCAGAGGACATCAATTTCTCCGAATCCAGAGTGCATACTGTAAAATTGGAAGGACTCAAGCGATTCACCGAGTATTATTATCGTGTAAAAACGGGAAAGATAACATCGGATATCTTCCAATTTAAAACGCCGCCGTTTTCAAGTGACGAAGAGTCCTTTAATATTGTGGCCATGAGCGATATGCAATACGATAGCCAGCATCCCAATAAATTTTCGGAGATCGTGAATCAAGGAGTGCTTCAATATCTCGAAAAAGCGCATGGCGGCAAATTGCCCAATAACTTGGCCATGGTAATGATTCCTGGCGATTTAGTGACCACGGGAAGCAAATACTATCAATGGAAAGAGCATTTTTTTGATCCCGCCCAAAAGCTTTTTGCAGAAGTTCCTGTATATCCCGTTTTGGGAAATCATGAAAAAAATTCGGTATTCTACTTCAAGTACTTCAGTTTGCCCGAAAATGGAACTCCCGCCTACGCAGAACATTGGTGGTACAAGGATTATGGGAATACGCGAATCATCGGATTAAATTCCAACGAAGGTTATCGTGACCTACGGGAACAGTACGAGTGGCTGGAGAAAGTATTGTTGGATACCGAAAAAAACGAGGATATTGATTTTGTTTTTGCACAACTTCATCATCCGCATAAATCAGAACTGTGGATTCCAGGGGAGGAAGAATCGACAGGAAAAGTGGTGAAAATGCTCGAAGAGTTTTCAACAAAAACAGGAAAACCAAGTATTCATTTCTTTGGACATACCCACGGGTATTCCAGAGGACAGTCCCGAGACCATAAGCACTTGTGGATAAATGTGGCATCCGCTGGTGGCGCTATTGACAATTGGGGCGAGTTTGAAGGCAGGGATTATGATGAGTTTACCGTTACCCAGGACGAATACGGCTTTGTTATGGTCGAGGTGGATGGCAACAGGAACGACCCCAAGTTTACCATTAAAAGGATTAGTAGGGGGAATACGATCAAATCCAGAGAAAATGAACTTCGGGATAGCATCACGATTTGGAGGCTGAGCAAAAAACCCGAAGCGCCCAAGGTGATCTCCCCAATCAATGGTGCAATTGTAAAGGATGAGTTTGCCGTGTTGAAAGCCGGAGAATTTTCCAGTGCACACCATGCCTCCTTCCATGCAGCATCCCATTGGCAGGTATCGGAATCCAAGGATTTTGAAAAATTGGCCTTGGATAGCTGGAAACAATTTGAAAACTGGTACTACAAAGAAAATCGTCAAGAGAACGATGATTTGACGGACGAAAAAACAAAACGATTAAAACCCAATACAAATTACTATTGGAGAGTCAGATATAGAGATCAAAACCTAAATTGGAGCGATTGGTCCCCAACGGTGTCATTTAAAACGGCAGAAATAAAAAGCAGGTAG
- a CDS encoding Crp/Fnr family transcriptional regulator, with protein MEEELLGTFSNYFEPALIQEILKEGKYKEIPAGETIMDIGQYIRSMPLLLSGAIKVLREDEEGDELLLYYLEQGETCSVTMTCCMGHTKSEIKAITETDTKIVMVPVQKMEEWMAKYKGWRNYVFDSYQNRLNELLLTVDSIAFKNLDQRLMDYLKKKVEVTNDNRINNTHQEIAYDLHTSRVVVSRLLKKLEKMKKLELHRNHILVIDL; from the coding sequence ATGGAAGAAGAACTTTTAGGAACATTCAGCAACTATTTCGAACCTGCTCTTATCCAAGAGATTCTTAAAGAGGGCAAGTATAAGGAGATTCCAGCAGGAGAAACCATTATGGATATTGGCCAATATATAAGAAGTATGCCACTGTTGTTGTCCGGGGCCATAAAAGTTCTCAGGGAAGACGAAGAAGGCGATGAACTGCTTTTATATTATTTGGAGCAGGGCGAAACCTGTTCGGTGACCATGACCTGCTGTATGGGACATACCAAAAGCGAAATTAAGGCCATAACCGAAACCGATACCAAAATTGTGATGGTACCGGTGCAGAAAATGGAGGAATGGATGGCAAAATATAAAGGTTGGCGCAATTATGTTTTTGATAGTTACCAAAACCGTCTGAATGAGTTGTTGCTGACCGTGGACAGTATCGCCTTTAAAAATTTAGATCAACGTTTAATGGATTATCTGAAAAAGAAAGTCGAGGTAACCAATGACAACCGGATAAATAACACACATCAAGAGATCGCTTATGACTTGCACACCTCAAGGGTGGTAGTTTCCAGATTGTTGAAAAAACTGGAGAAAATGAAGAAGCTGGAGCTCCACAGAAACCACATTCTTGTAATAGACCTTTAA
- a CDS encoding SulP family inorganic anion transporter has product MLKRIFPFLTWIGSYNRSLLYGDLVAGITVGIMLIPQGMAYAMIAGMPPIYGLYAALVPQLVYAITGTSRQLAVGPVAMDSLLVAAGIGAMQLGNTEDYIAAVLFLTLLIGLFQLLLGVLKMGLFVNFLSKPVISGFTSAAAILIGLGQLKHILGVDLPQSGKIYVLLGNIFGNLGEVQLFTLGMGILVIALIIGLKKINKKLPIPLLVVVLGIMSVVIFGLESKGIKVVGEIPKGLPSFQLPRFQWDKIGQFIPIALTVALFGFMESISIAKTVEERHPEYDLDPNQELRALGISNILGSFFQSFSVSGSFSRTAINDHSGARTGMALVFSAMLVAGVLLFLTPLFYNLPTVVLGAIIIVSVFGLIDLKYPLQLWKNRKDEFVLLLATFVMTMSIGLIEGILLGVLLSLLLLVYRISNPHIAVLGRIKGTNYFKNIDRFSEDVEVSGDKLILRFDAQLYFGNKDYFKKQLYQQIAKKGPSLKYIILNAEPINYIDSSAAVMLERIIREQRENGIQFLIAGAIGPTRDILYTSGIIDVLGEENLFAQTFDAVECCRNPETLSTIQKKVSQQYKTKRL; this is encoded by the coding sequence ATGCTCAAAAGGATTTTTCCTTTTTTAACTTGGATAGGCTCTTACAATCGCTCTTTGCTCTATGGCGATTTAGTTGCCGGCATTACCGTAGGTATAATGTTGATCCCGCAGGGGATGGCCTACGCTATGATTGCGGGCATGCCACCCATATATGGGCTGTACGCGGCATTGGTGCCACAATTGGTCTATGCAATAACAGGAACATCAAGGCAATTGGCCGTTGGCCCCGTAGCCATGGATTCACTTTTGGTGGCGGCCGGAATAGGCGCTATGCAATTGGGAAATACCGAAGACTATATTGCTGCAGTACTCTTTTTGACCCTTCTAATTGGATTGTTTCAATTATTGCTCGGCGTTTTAAAAATGGGTCTTTTTGTAAACTTCTTGTCCAAACCGGTAATTAGTGGATTTACATCCGCAGCGGCCATTTTAATTGGTCTGGGTCAACTAAAGCACATACTCGGTGTGGATTTGCCGCAGTCGGGCAAGATCTATGTGTTGCTAGGAAATATTTTTGGTAACCTTGGAGAAGTCCAACTGTTTACTTTGGGCATGGGAATTTTGGTGATTGCATTGATCATTGGGTTGAAAAAAATCAATAAAAAGCTACCGATTCCCTTACTTGTCGTGGTGTTGGGTATAATGTCCGTAGTTATATTCGGTTTGGAATCAAAAGGAATCAAAGTGGTCGGTGAAATTCCAAAAGGATTGCCAAGTTTTCAATTGCCAAGATTTCAATGGGATAAAATAGGGCAGTTTATACCAATAGCACTTACCGTTGCCCTTTTCGGTTTTATGGAATCCATTTCCATTGCCAAAACCGTAGAAGAGAGGCATCCTGAATACGACCTTGACCCCAACCAAGAACTCAGAGCTTTGGGTATCTCCAATATTTTAGGGTCGTTTTTTCAATCTTTTTCCGTTTCGGGAAGTTTTTCCAGAACAGCGATCAATGATCACTCGGGAGCTCGCACAGGAATGGCATTGGTATTTAGCGCCATGTTGGTAGCGGGAGTATTGTTGTTTTTGACCCCACTTTTCTATAACCTGCCCACAGTTGTACTCGGTGCCATTATAATTGTTTCGGTTTTCGGACTGATTGATTTGAAGTATCCCCTACAATTGTGGAAAAACCGAAAAGATGAATTCGTTCTTTTGTTGGCCACTTTTGTAATGACCATGTCAATTGGGCTCATAGAAGGTATTCTTTTGGGTGTTCTGCTTTCTTTGCTGCTGTTGGTCTATAGGATATCAAACCCACATATTGCGGTTTTGGGAAGAATCAAAGGAACCAACTATTTTAAAAACATAGATCGTTTTTCGGAAGATGTTGAGGTGTCCGGGGATAAGCTCATTCTACGATTCGATGCTCAACTCTATTTTGGGAACAAGGATTACTTCAAAAAACAATTGTACCAACAAATTGCAAAAAAAGGACCGAGCTTAAAATACATAATCTTAAATGCCGAGCCTATTAATTATATCGATAGCAGTGCGGCAGTTATGTTGGAACGAATTATTCGGGAACAACGGGAAAACGGTATCCAGTTTTTAATAGCCGGGGCAATTGGCCCAACACGTGATATATTGTACACCAGTGGAATTATAGATGTACTGGGAGAGGAAAATCTTTTTGCACAAACCTTTGATGCCGTGGAATGCTGCCGTAATCCAGAGACATTGAGTACCATACAGAAAAAAGTATCCCAACAATATAAGACCAAACGTTTGTAA
- a CDS encoding MBL fold metallo-hydrolase, with amino-acid sequence MKIEQIYTGCLAQGAYYIESEGEAAIVDPLREVKPYIKKAEEDGAKIKYIFETHFHADFVSGHVTLSKETGAAIVYGPTANPSFEALIAEDGQEFKLGKITIKVLHTPGHTMESSTFLLIDENGKDHAIFSGDTLFLGDVGRPDLAQKAAHMTQEELAGTLFDSLRNKIMPLADDVIVYPAHGAGSACGKNMMKETVDTLGNQKKMNYALRADMTRDEFIEEVTDGLLPPPQYFPLNVKMNKEGYEDIDKVLKRGTQALDPNAFEVAANETGAIVLDVRHQDDFAKAHVPRSIFIGLDGSFAPWVGALIADVEQPILLITPEGREEETVTRLSRVGFDNTLGFLQGGVEAWKQSGKEIDTVDSVNAEEFKKMVEKKVPVFDVRKESEYQAEHVVDANLTPLDYINDHLAEFPDNEKFYIHCAGGYRSMIASSILKSRGIHNLVDVAGGFADIKKAGIPVTDYVCPTTLK; translated from the coding sequence ATGAAGATTGAACAAATTTACACAGGATGTTTGGCCCAAGGGGCATATTATATAGAGAGTGAAGGAGAAGCGGCCATTGTGGACCCTTTAAGAGAAGTAAAACCATATATTAAAAAAGCTGAGGAAGATGGGGCCAAGATCAAGTACATTTTTGAAACCCATTTCCATGCCGATTTTGTAAGTGGACACGTAACCCTTTCCAAAGAAACTGGGGCCGCCATCGTGTACGGTCCAACGGCAAATCCATCCTTCGAAGCTTTGATTGCAGAGGACGGGCAGGAGTTTAAACTAGGAAAAATTACCATTAAAGTACTACATACACCCGGACATACGATGGAGAGCTCCACCTTTCTGTTGATAGATGAAAACGGAAAGGACCACGCAATTTTTAGTGGCGATACACTGTTCCTTGGAGACGTAGGCCGCCCGGACCTGGCGCAAAAAGCAGCACACATGACACAGGAAGAATTGGCAGGAACCCTGTTCGATAGTCTTCGCAATAAGATCATGCCCTTGGCCGATGATGTAATCGTGTATCCGGCGCATGGAGCAGGTTCGGCCTGTGGAAAAAACATGATGAAGGAAACCGTGGATACCTTGGGCAATCAGAAAAAAATGAATTATGCGTTAAGGGCGGACATGACGCGTGACGAATTCATTGAAGAAGTTACCGATGGCCTATTGCCGCCGCCACAATACTTCCCTCTGAACGTAAAAATGAACAAAGAGGGATACGAGGATATCGACAAGGTATTAAAAAGGGGCACACAAGCACTCGATCCCAATGCATTTGAGGTGGCGGCCAATGAAACTGGAGCCATTGTTTTGGATGTACGCCATCAAGATGACTTCGCCAAAGCACATGTGCCACGATCAATTTTTATTGGTCTGGACGGCAGTTTTGCACCATGGGTGGGCGCCTTGATCGCCGATGTGGAACAACCCATATTGTTGATCACTCCAGAAGGAAGGGAAGAAGAAACCGTTACACGATTGTCGAGAGTAGGTTTCGATAACACCTTGGGTTTCCTACAAGGCGGAGTTGAGGCCTGGAAACAATCCGGCAAGGAAATCGATACCGTGGATAGTGTAAATGCGGAAGAGTTCAAAAAAATGGTCGAAAAGAAAGTACCCGTTTTCGATGTGCGAAAAGAAAGCGAGTACCAGGCCGAACACGTTGTGGATGCAAACTTGACACCCTTGGACTATATTAATGACCACTTGGCCGAGTTTCCGGATAACGAAAAATTTTACATTCATTGCGCAGGGGGGTACAGGAGTATGATCGCTTCCTCTATATTGAAGAGTAGGGGAATCCACAACCTAGTGGACGTTGCCGGTGGTTTTGCTGACATCAAGAAAGCTGGCATACCTGTTACCGACTATGTGTGCCCCACTACCTTGAAATAA
- a CDS encoding rhodanese-like domain-containing protein: MSIFSFLFKEQNLPDAIAILDREDYKSAISKGKVQLVDVRTKREFMSGHIKGAKNIDFFQGSSFESNFSELKKDQPVYLYCQSGNRSQKAARKLVKMGFDKVYDLRGGYRTWTY, from the coding sequence ATGTCAATATTTAGTTTCTTGTTCAAAGAACAAAACCTGCCGGATGCCATAGCCATTTTGGATAGGGAGGACTACAAAAGCGCGATTTCCAAAGGAAAGGTTCAACTCGTAGATGTCAGAACAAAAAGAGAATTTATGTCGGGCCATATTAAAGGGGCCAAGAACATAGATTTTTTTCAAGGGTCGAGTTTTGAAAGTAATTTTTCAGAATTAAAGAAAGATCAGCCGGTCTATCTGTATTGCCAGTCTGGGAACAGGAGTCAAAAAGCAGCTAGAAAACTGGTAAAAATGGGGTTTGATAAGGTGTACGACCTCCGAGGAGGATACCGGACCTGGACCTACTAA
- a CDS encoding heavy-metal-associated domain-containing protein: MKTTVQVQNLKCGGCVKTISNKLSEIKEIKNVIVEKDSSSVSFDHQSADDASLVKEALKKMGYPTVDDENGFVDKAKSFMSCASGRMSK; the protein is encoded by the coding sequence ATGAAAACAACAGTTCAAGTACAAAACCTTAAGTGTGGAGGCTGTGTAAAAACAATTTCCAATAAACTTTCGGAAATAAAAGAAATCAAAAATGTGATTGTGGAGAAGGATAGCTCATCGGTTAGCTTTGATCATCAGAGCGCCGATGATGCTTCCTTAGTTAAAGAGGCCCTCAAAAAAATGGGGTATCCCACAGTCGATGATGAAAATGGTTTTGTGGACAAGGCAAAATCCTTTATGAGCTGTGCCAGCGGCAGAATGTCCAAATAA